Proteins from a genomic interval of Aquabacterium sp. J223:
- a CDS encoding molybdopterin-dependent oxidoreductase → MTPRAEQPRTREAFHAAVGVLLVVREPPPAPQPVPGQPAAVPANPAEGVEVLLAVWDDGSVTGLHGHVDLGTGIRTALGQVAAEELDLPLARVHMVLGDTARAPNQGATIASASLQIHAAPLRQAAAQARAWLALQAAARLGVPAGDLRADHGVFTTADGRRLAYGDLVAGRHEVLRHDPGVAVKRPEDYRLVGTDAPRVDIPGKVVGEATFVHDLRLAGMLHGRVIRPPYAGADHGDFIGNTLQDVDERSIAHIPGVRAVVVIRDFVGVVAEREEQAEAAMRQLVVRWKPWPGLPPLDDLAQALRAHPATPRRLVDEGDVEAALDGAAQRLSRTYVWPYQLHASLGPSCAVADWRGDRLVVWAGTQNPHVLRADLGRLTGLADTAIDVVRLEAAGCYGRNGADDVAADAALLSRAVAAPVRVQLTREQENAWEPKGAAQLMEVDGGVDAQGGFAAYDFRTSYPSNGAPTLALLLTRTVEPAAQAYEMGDRTARTPYAVPNLRVTVNDMAPILRASWLRGVSALPNSFAHESYVDELASAAGEDPVAYRLRHLPDPRAAELLAATAQRAGWRPHTTPQQQGATGDLLHGQGVAYARYVHSRWPGFGAAWAAWVADVDVDRKTGEVHVKRVVVGHDAGLMVNPAGVRHQVHGNVVQTTSRALKERVQSDPATGVQNLEWGSYPLLSFREVPVIEVMTMPRPGEPPLGAGESSSVPGTAAIANAIFDATGVRFRQPPFTPEVVRAALQPLPSHGTADRPAAAPPPVSPPRDAPWPRRRRGRWATAGALLAGGVGLAGALFGWRPAIAPVTRPDAAIYTAATIERGRQLFAAGDCAVCHTAPGGVANAGGRAMHTPFGTVHTTNLTPDEATGLGAWSFSAFQRAMRHGISRDGRHLYPVFPYTAFAKVGDDDLMALYAYLMSLDPVTAPTPANDLRFPFGLRPLMAGWNALFHDPAPFQPEPQRSAEWNRGAYLVNGLGHCGACHTPRNALGAERRGAAYLSGAMVDGWEAPALTGLSKAPVPWSADELYRYLRHGHTRDHGIAAGPMAPVVRQLQVLPDDDVRAMATYLAGFNPPAADGQAAAVVAQARSHAQGLRGAGQRLFDGACSACHHDGDGPTLLGVNRPLALNSNLHSDRPDNLLRVVLDGIREPAGHDVGFMPGFRHALSDAQVAELAAYMRQRFAPGRPAWPDLAGTVARLRAQPAD, encoded by the coding sequence ATGACGCCGCGCGCCGAACAGCCGCGGACCCGCGAGGCGTTCCACGCCGCCGTCGGCGTGCTGCTGGTGGTGCGCGAGCCACCGCCGGCGCCGCAGCCGGTGCCGGGCCAGCCGGCTGCCGTGCCCGCGAATCCGGCCGAGGGCGTCGAGGTCCTGCTGGCGGTGTGGGACGACGGCAGCGTCACCGGCCTGCACGGCCACGTCGACCTGGGCACCGGCATCCGCACCGCGCTGGGCCAGGTGGCGGCAGAGGAGTTGGACCTGCCGCTGGCGCGGGTGCACATGGTGCTGGGCGACACCGCGCGCGCACCGAACCAGGGGGCGACGATCGCCAGCGCCTCGCTGCAGATCCACGCGGCGCCGCTGCGCCAGGCGGCGGCGCAGGCGCGGGCCTGGCTGGCGCTGCAGGCGGCGGCGCGGCTGGGCGTGCCCGCCGGCGACCTGCGGGCCGACCACGGCGTCTTCACCACCGCCGACGGCCGCCGGCTGGCCTATGGCGACCTGGTCGCCGGCCGGCACGAGGTGCTGCGCCACGACCCCGGCGTGGCGGTCAAGCGGCCCGAGGACTACCGGCTGGTCGGCACCGACGCACCGCGGGTCGACATCCCGGGCAAGGTGGTCGGCGAGGCGACCTTCGTCCACGACCTGCGCCTGGCCGGCATGCTGCACGGCCGCGTGATCCGCCCGCCCTACGCCGGCGCGGACCACGGCGACTTCATCGGCAACACCCTGCAGGACGTGGACGAGCGCTCGATCGCGCACATCCCCGGCGTGCGCGCGGTGGTGGTGATCCGCGACTTCGTCGGCGTGGTGGCCGAGCGCGAGGAGCAGGCCGAGGCCGCCATGCGCCAGCTGGTGGTGCGCTGGAAGCCCTGGCCCGGCCTGCCGCCGCTGGACGACCTGGCGCAGGCGCTGCGCGCGCATCCGGCCACCCCGCGCCGGCTGGTCGACGAGGGCGATGTGGAGGCGGCGCTCGACGGCGCCGCTCAGCGCCTGTCGCGCACCTACGTCTGGCCCTACCAGCTGCACGCCTCGCTCGGGCCGTCCTGTGCGGTGGCCGACTGGCGCGGCGACCGGCTGGTGGTGTGGGCCGGCACCCAGAACCCGCATGTGCTGCGCGCCGACCTGGGCCGCCTCACCGGCCTGGCCGACACCGCCATCGACGTGGTGCGGCTGGAAGCGGCCGGCTGCTACGGCCGCAACGGTGCCGACGACGTGGCCGCCGACGCGGCGCTGTTGTCGCGGGCGGTGGCCGCGCCGGTGCGGGTGCAGCTCACCCGCGAGCAGGAGAACGCCTGGGAGCCCAAGGGCGCGGCGCAGCTGATGGAGGTGGACGGCGGCGTCGACGCGCAGGGCGGCTTCGCCGCCTACGACTTCCGCACCTCCTACCCCTCCAACGGCGCGCCGACGCTGGCGCTGCTGCTCACCCGCACGGTCGAGCCGGCGGCCCAGGCCTACGAGATGGGCGACCGCACCGCGCGCACGCCCTACGCGGTGCCGAACCTGCGCGTCACCGTCAACGACATGGCGCCGATCCTGCGCGCGTCGTGGCTGCGCGGCGTGTCGGCGCTGCCGAACTCGTTCGCGCACGAGAGCTACGTCGACGAGCTGGCCAGCGCCGCGGGCGAGGACCCGGTGGCCTACCGCCTGCGCCACCTGCCCGACCCGCGTGCGGCCGAGCTGCTGGCCGCCACCGCGCAGCGCGCCGGCTGGCGGCCGCACACGACGCCGCAGCAGCAAGGCGCCACCGGCGACCTGCTGCACGGCCAGGGCGTGGCCTATGCGCGCTACGTGCACAGCCGCTGGCCGGGTTTCGGTGCGGCCTGGGCGGCCTGGGTCGCCGACGTTGACGTCGACCGGAAGACCGGTGAGGTGCACGTCAAGCGGGTCGTGGTCGGCCATGACGCCGGGCTGATGGTCAACCCGGCCGGCGTGCGCCACCAGGTCCACGGCAACGTGGTGCAGACCACCAGCCGCGCGTTGAAGGAACGCGTGCAGTCCGACCCGGCCACCGGCGTGCAGAACCTCGAATGGGGCAGCTACCCGCTGCTCAGCTTCCGCGAGGTGCCGGTGATCGAGGTGATGACCATGCCGCGGCCCGGCGAGCCGCCGCTGGGCGCCGGCGAGTCGTCGTCGGTGCCCGGCACCGCGGCCATCGCCAACGCCATCTTCGACGCCACCGGCGTGCGCTTCCGCCAGCCGCCGTTCACGCCCGAGGTGGTGCGCGCGGCACTGCAGCCGCTGCCGTCGCACGGCACGGCGGACCGGCCCGCGGCGGCGCCGCCGCCCGTCTCGCCGCCGCGGGACGCACCGTGGCCGCGCCGCCGTAGGGGCCGGTGGGCCACCGCCGGCGCGCTGCTCGCCGGTGGTGTGGGCCTGGCCGGTGCGCTGTTCGGCTGGCGGCCGGCCATCGCGCCGGTCACCCGGCCCGACGCGGCGATCTACACCGCGGCGACGATCGAACGCGGTCGGCAGCTCTTCGCCGCCGGCGACTGCGCCGTCTGCCACACCGCGCCCGGCGGCGTGGCCAATGCCGGCGGCCGGGCGATGCACACGCCCTTCGGCACGGTGCACACCACCAACCTGACGCCCGACGAGGCCACCGGCCTCGGCGCCTGGTCCTTCTCCGCCTTCCAGCGCGCCATGCGCCACGGCATCTCGCGCGACGGCCGGCACCTCTACCCCGTCTTCCCCTACACCGCCTTCGCCAAGGTCGGCGACGACGACCTGATGGCGCTGTACGCCTACCTGATGTCGCTCGACCCGGTCACCGCGCCGACGCCGGCCAACGACCTGCGCTTCCCCTTCGGCCTGCGGCCGCTGATGGCCGGCTGGAACGCACTCTTCCACGACCCGGCGCCGTTCCAGCCCGAGCCGCAGCGCAGCGCCGAATGGAACCGCGGCGCCTACCTGGTCAACGGCCTGGGCCACTGCGGCGCCTGCCACACGCCGCGCAACGCACTGGGGGCCGAGCGGCGCGGCGCGGCCTACCTCTCCGGCGCGATGGTCGACGGCTGGGAAGCGCCGGCGCTGACCGGCTTGTCGAAGGCACCGGTGCCCTGGTCGGCCGACGAGTTGTACCGCTACCTGCGCCACGGCCACACGCGGGACCACGGCATCGCCGCCGGCCCGATGGCGCCGGTGGTGCGCCAGCTGCAGGTGCTGCCCGACGACGACGTGCGGGCCATGGCGACCTACCTCGCCGGCTTCAACCCGCCGGCGGCCGACGGGCAGGCGGCCGCGGTGGTGGCGCAGGCGCGGTCGCACGCGCAGGGCCTGCGCGGCGCCGGGCAGCGCCTCTTCGACGGCGCCTGCAGCGCCTGCCACCACGACGGCGACGGCCCGACGCTGCTGGGCGTGAACCGGCCGCTGGCGCTCAACAGCAACCTGCACAGCGACCGGCCCGACAACCTGCTGCGGGTGGTGCTCGACGGCATCCGTGAGCCCGCCGGCCACGACGTGGGCTTCATGCCCGGCTTCCGCCATGCGCTGAGCGACGCCCAGGTCGCCGAGCTGGCGGCGTACATGCGCCAGCGCTTCGCCCCCGGCCGGCCGGCCTGGCCCGACCTGGCCGGCACCGTCGCGCGGCTGAGGGCGCAGCCGGCGGACTGA
- a CDS encoding ABC transporter permease has product MDLSGFIVQLLNGLAGASTLFLVAAGLSLIFGVTRIVNFAHGSFFMLGVYIAYSLAEWLGGGLGFWVALPLAALAVGLVGALVEVTLLRRIYRAPELFQLLATFALVLVLKDAALWLWGPEDLLGPRAPGLEGAVRLLGRRFPSYDLFLIVVGPVVLGLLWLLLTRTRWGTLVRAATQDREMVGALGVNQAWLFTGVFALGSLLAGLGGALQLPREPANLGLDLATIGDAFVVVVVGGMGSIPGAYVAALLIAEVKALCVGLGTVEVLGFSFSFSKLTLVVEFLVMAVVLVVRPWGLMGRPQGTSRNSAPAEPPLTPADRPLKITAGLLLALLVALPLLTKGAPYVTVLAIDLLTAALFAASLHFIMGPGGMHSFGHAAYFGLGAYGAALAVRLLGLPMELSLIAGPLVAALGALVFGWFCVRLSGVYLAMLTLAFAQIVWSVSYQWDEVTGGSNGLTGVWPAAWLADKQAYYHATLALVGLSVLALRRALFSPFGYAMRAGRDSPTRADAIGIDVRRLQWMAFVVAALFAGLSGALFAFSKGSISPETLGVGRSVDGLVMVLLGGVQTLAGPLVGAVSFTWLQDTVARSTDYWRALLGAVVLLLVLAFPMGIAGFVKQRVQGRRELAA; this is encoded by the coding sequence ATGGACCTCTCCGGCTTCATCGTCCAGCTGCTGAACGGGCTGGCCGGCGCCTCCACGCTGTTCCTCGTGGCGGCGGGGCTGTCGCTGATCTTCGGCGTCACGCGCATCGTCAACTTCGCCCACGGCTCGTTCTTCATGCTGGGCGTGTACATCGCCTATTCGCTGGCGGAGTGGCTGGGCGGCGGCCTCGGCTTCTGGGTGGCGCTGCCGCTGGCCGCGCTGGCGGTGGGCCTCGTCGGCGCGCTGGTCGAGGTCACGCTGCTGCGGCGCATCTACCGCGCGCCGGAGCTGTTCCAGCTGCTGGCCACGTTCGCCCTGGTGCTGGTGCTGAAGGACGCGGCGCTGTGGCTGTGGGGGCCCGAGGACCTGCTCGGTCCGCGCGCGCCGGGGCTGGAGGGCGCGGTGCGCCTGCTCGGCCGACGCTTCCCGTCCTACGACCTGTTCCTCATCGTCGTCGGCCCGGTGGTGCTGGGCCTGCTGTGGCTGCTGCTCACCCGCACCCGCTGGGGCACGCTGGTGCGTGCCGCCACGCAGGACCGCGAGATGGTGGGCGCGCTGGGCGTCAACCAGGCCTGGCTGTTCACCGGCGTGTTCGCGCTGGGCTCGCTGCTGGCCGGTCTGGGCGGCGCGCTGCAGCTGCCGCGCGAGCCCGCCAACCTGGGGCTGGACCTGGCCACCATCGGCGATGCCTTCGTCGTGGTGGTGGTGGGCGGCATGGGCTCCATTCCCGGCGCCTACGTCGCCGCGCTGCTCATCGCCGAGGTCAAGGCGCTGTGCGTCGGCTTGGGCACGGTGGAGGTGCTGGGCTTCTCGTTCTCCTTCTCGAAGCTGACGCTGGTGGTCGAGTTCCTCGTCATGGCGGTGGTGCTGGTGGTGCGGCCCTGGGGCCTGATGGGCCGTCCGCAGGGCACCAGCCGCAACAGCGCGCCGGCCGAGCCGCCGCTCACCCCTGCCGACCGGCCGCTGAAGATCACCGCCGGCCTGCTGCTGGCGCTGCTGGTCGCGCTGCCGCTGCTGACGAAGGGCGCGCCCTACGTCACCGTGCTGGCGATCGACCTGTTGACCGCGGCGCTGTTCGCCGCCAGCCTGCACTTCATCATGGGGCCGGGCGGCATGCACTCCTTCGGCCATGCGGCCTACTTCGGGCTCGGCGCCTACGGGGCCGCGCTGGCGGTGCGCCTGCTCGGCCTGCCGATGGAGCTGTCGCTCATCGCCGGCCCGCTGGTGGCGGCGCTCGGCGCGCTGGTGTTCGGCTGGTTCTGCGTGCGGTTGTCGGGCGTCTACCTCGCCATGCTGACGCTGGCCTTCGCGCAGATCGTCTGGTCGGTCAGCTACCAGTGGGACGAGGTCACCGGCGGCAGCAACGGCCTGACCGGCGTCTGGCCCGCGGCCTGGCTGGCCGACAAGCAGGCCTACTACCACGCCACCCTGGCGCTGGTCGGCTTGAGCGTGCTGGCGCTGCGACGGGCGCTGTTCTCGCCCTTCGGCTATGCCATGCGCGCCGGCCGCGACTCGCCGACCCGGGCCGACGCCATCGGCATCGACGTCAGGCGTTTGCAGTGGATGGCCTTCGTCGTGGCAGCGCTGTTCGCCGGCCTGTCGGGCGCGCTGTTCGCCTTCTCCAAGGGCAGCATCTCGCCGGAGACGCTGGGCGTCGGCCGCTCGGTGGACGGCCTGGTGATGGTGCTGCTCGGCGGTGTGCAGACCCTGGCCGGGCCGCTGGTCGGCGCGGTCAGCTTCACCTGGCTGCAGGACACCGTGGCCCGCAGCACCGACTACTGGCGTGCGCTGCTCGGTGCGGTGGTGCTGCTGCTGGTGCTGGCCTTCCCGATGGGCATCGCCGGCTTCGTCAAACAACGCGTGCAGGGGCGCCGGGAGCTGGCCGCATGA
- a CDS encoding ABC transporter ATP-binding protein — protein MKPPLLEVRDLGKSFGGVKAVDGIGFDVAAGELLALIGPNGAGKSTTFNMVNGQLRPDAGAIRFQGRELTGLKPREIWRLGVGRTFQIAETFASLTVVENVQMALLSADGRLFSMWRRAADHKREQALALLEQVGMRAQADRPCSVLAYGDVKRVELAIALANDPRLLLMDEPTAGMAPKERNDLMALTKELVVQRGMAVLFTEHSMDVVFAYADRMVVLARGRLIAEGQGAAIRDNPKVQEVYFGTGKTFEKHRSKPLEAAA, from the coding sequence ATGAAACCACCGCTGCTCGAAGTCCGCGACCTGGGCAAGTCCTTCGGCGGCGTCAAGGCCGTCGACGGCATCGGCTTCGACGTCGCCGCCGGCGAACTGCTGGCGCTGATCGGCCCCAACGGCGCCGGCAAGTCCACCACCTTCAACATGGTCAACGGCCAGCTGCGGCCCGATGCCGGCGCCATCCGGTTCCAGGGCCGCGAGCTGACCGGCCTGAAGCCGCGCGAGATCTGGCGCCTCGGCGTCGGCCGCACCTTCCAGATCGCGGAGACCTTTGCCTCGCTGACGGTGGTGGAGAACGTGCAGATGGCGCTGCTGTCGGCCGACGGCCGGCTGTTCTCGATGTGGCGGCGTGCCGCCGACCACAAGCGCGAGCAGGCGCTGGCGCTGCTCGAACAGGTCGGCATGCGCGCCCAGGCCGACCGGCCGTGCAGCGTGCTCGCCTATGGCGACGTCAAGCGGGTGGAGCTGGCCATCGCGCTGGCCAACGACCCGCGGCTGCTGCTGATGGACGAGCCCACCGCCGGCATGGCGCCCAAGGAGCGCAACGACCTGATGGCACTGACCAAGGAACTCGTCGTGCAGCGCGGCATGGCGGTGCTGTTCACCGAGCACAGCATGGACGTCGTCTTCGCCTACGCCGACCGCATGGTGGTGCTGGCCCGCGGCCGCCTCATCGCCGAGGGGCAGGGCGCCGCGATCCGCGACAACCCGAAGGTGCAGGAGGTCTACTTCGGGACGGGCAAGACCTTCGAGAAGCACCGGTCCAAGCCGCTGGAGGCGGCGGCATGA
- a CDS encoding amino acid synthesis family protein translates to MNAKIRKLVVQVDETRVEMGRSIDPPTRKAVAIAVIENPCAGRYVEQLDELIAIGEALGALLGQRAVAALGIAPGQAHSYGKAAIVGEGGELEHAAAILHPKLGAPLRVAVGKGAALVPSAKKLGGLGTAIDVPLGHKDAAFVRSHFDAIEARVADAPRAGEIVVAVAVTDSGRPLPRIGGLQVDEIQGQDGLR, encoded by the coding sequence ATGAACGCCAAGATCCGCAAGCTCGTCGTCCAGGTCGACGAAACCCGTGTCGAGATGGGCCGGAGCATCGATCCGCCGACCCGCAAGGCGGTGGCCATCGCGGTCATCGAGAACCCGTGCGCCGGCCGCTACGTCGAGCAGCTCGACGAACTGATCGCCATCGGCGAGGCGCTGGGCGCGCTGCTGGGCCAGCGCGCCGTCGCCGCCCTCGGCATCGCGCCCGGCCAGGCGCACAGCTACGGCAAGGCCGCCATCGTGGGCGAAGGCGGCGAGCTCGAGCACGCCGCCGCCATCCTGCACCCCAAGTTGGGCGCGCCGCTGCGCGTGGCGGTGGGCAAGGGCGCGGCGCTGGTGCCCTCGGCCAAGAAGCTGGGTGGCCTGGGCACCGCCATCGACGTGCCGCTGGGCCACAAGGACGCCGCCTTCGTGCGCAGCCACTTCGACGCCATCGAGGCCCGGGTCGCCGACGCACCGCGTGCCGGCGAGATCGTCGTCGCCGTGGCCGTCACCGACAGCGGCCGGCCGCTGCCGCGCATCGGCGGGCTGCAGGTCGACGAGATCCAGGGCCAGGACGGCCTGCGCTGA
- a CDS encoding (2Fe-2S)-binding protein: MPLRLHVNGTEHALDVPPDAPLLAVLRNDLALNGPKYGCGLGECGACTVLVDGVAARACVIPAGGVQGRRITTLEGLAGSGGRHPVGHDKLHPVQRAFVDEQAAQCGYCLNGMVMMAAALLAREPDPSDARIVQELSCNLCRCGTHVEIVNAVRRAVVLMKAA; this comes from the coding sequence ATGCCGCTGCGGCTGCACGTCAACGGCACCGAGCACGCGCTGGACGTGCCGCCCGATGCGCCGCTGCTGGCGGTGCTGCGCAACGACCTGGCGCTCAATGGCCCGAAGTACGGCTGCGGCCTGGGCGAATGCGGCGCCTGCACCGTGCTGGTCGACGGCGTGGCGGCGCGCGCCTGCGTCATCCCCGCCGGCGGGGTGCAGGGCCGGCGCATCACCACGCTGGAGGGGCTGGCGGGGTCGGGCGGTCGGCACCCGGTGGGCCATGACAAGCTGCATCCCGTGCAGCGGGCCTTCGTCGACGAGCAGGCCGCGCAGTGCGGCTACTGCCTGAACGGCATGGTGATGATGGCGGCCGCGCTGCTCGCCCGCGAGCCCGATCCGAGCGACGCCCGCATCGTGCAGGAACTGTCGTGCAACCTGTGCCGCTGCGGCACCCACGTCGAGATCGTCAACGCGGTGCGGCGGGCGGTGGTGCTGATGAAGGCGGCATGA
- the pncA gene encoding bifunctional nicotinamidase/pyrazinamidase, which translates to MTTTVRRRRLLASAALGLAGGAGLLQAARAATTIKPDARSALIVVDVQNCFVSGGTLPVTKGEEVVPVINRLAGAFRNVVVTQDWHTPGHASFASAHAGKKPFETTKLPYGNQVLWPDHCVQGTDDAALHKDLRLPTAQLIIRKGYHPSVDSYSAFMEADGKTATGLGAYLKARNIKRVFVTGLATDFCVAWTAMDARKAGFEVYVIEDATRAIDLNGSLAAAWKQMASKGVKRIQSADIATA; encoded by the coding sequence ATGACCACGACCGTCCGCCGCCGCCGTCTGCTCGCCTCCGCCGCCCTCGGCCTTGCCGGCGGGGCCGGCCTGCTGCAGGCCGCGCGCGCCGCCACCACCATCAAGCCCGATGCCCGCAGCGCGCTCATCGTGGTCGACGTGCAGAACTGCTTCGTCAGCGGCGGCACGCTGCCGGTGACCAAGGGCGAGGAGGTGGTGCCGGTCATCAACCGCCTGGCCGGTGCCTTCCGGAACGTGGTCGTCACGCAGGACTGGCACACCCCGGGCCATGCCTCCTTCGCCAGCGCGCACGCCGGCAAGAAGCCCTTCGAGACGACGAAGCTTCCCTACGGCAACCAGGTGCTGTGGCCGGACCACTGCGTGCAGGGCACCGACGACGCGGCGCTGCACAAGGACCTCAGGCTGCCCACCGCCCAGCTCATCATCCGCAAGGGCTACCACCCCAGCGTGGACAGCTACTCCGCCTTCATGGAGGCCGACGGCAAGACGGCCACCGGCCTCGGCGCCTACCTCAAGGCGCGCAACATCAAGCGGGTCTTCGTCACCGGCCTGGCCACCGACTTCTGCGTGGCCTGGACGGCGATGGATGCGCGCAAGGCCGGCTTCGAGGTCTACGTCATCGAGGACGCCACCCGGGCCATCGACCTCAACGGCTCGCTGGCCGCGGCCTGGAAGCAGATGGCGTCCAAGGGCGTCAAGCGCATCCAGTCGGCCGACATCGCCACCGCCTGA
- a CDS encoding ABC transporter ATP-binding protein, giving the protein MTAASRAGDGRDVLLQARGLKAWYGAAQILYDVDLEVRRGEVVALMGRNGAGKSTTLKTLMGLLPKRRGTVHFLGQDISHASPHEAARLGLGFVPEDRRIFTDLTVTENLEVGRQPARRWADGSAAPQWTPAQLFKLFPNLGEMPHRPGGRMSGGEQQMLTVARTLMGNPYLVLLDEPSEGVAPVIVEQMAQMILELKGQGVSILLSEQNMHFAELVSDRAYVLEKGQIRYHASMAELAANEEVRRAYLSL; this is encoded by the coding sequence ATGACGGCCGCATCACGGGCCGGTGACGGCCGCGACGTGCTGCTGCAGGCGCGCGGCCTGAAGGCCTGGTACGGCGCCGCGCAGATCCTCTACGACGTCGACCTGGAGGTGCGCCGCGGCGAGGTGGTGGCGCTGATGGGCCGCAACGGCGCCGGCAAGTCGACCACGTTGAAGACGCTGATGGGGCTGCTGCCCAAACGACGCGGCACGGTGCACTTCCTCGGCCAGGACATCTCCCATGCGTCGCCGCACGAAGCTGCCCGCCTGGGCCTGGGCTTCGTGCCCGAGGACCGGCGCATCTTCACCGACCTCACGGTGACGGAGAACCTGGAGGTCGGCCGCCAGCCCGCGCGGCGCTGGGCCGACGGCTCGGCCGCGCCGCAGTGGACACCGGCGCAGCTGTTCAAGCTGTTCCCCAACCTGGGCGAGATGCCCCACCGCCCGGGCGGCCGCATGAGCGGCGGCGAGCAGCAGATGCTGACGGTGGCGCGCACGCTGATGGGCAACCCCTACCTGGTGCTGCTGGACGAGCCGTCCGAGGGCGTGGCGCCGGTCATCGTCGAGCAGATGGCCCAGATGATTCTTGAGCTGAAGGGTCAGGGCGTCAGCATCCTGCTGTCGGAGCAGAACATGCACTTCGCCGAGCTGGTCTCCGACCGCGCCTACGTGCTGGAGAAGGGCCAGATCCGCTACCACGCCAGCATGGCCGAGCTGGCCGCCAACGAGGAGGTGCGCCGCGCCTACCTGAGCCTGTAG
- a CDS encoding ABC transporter substrate-binding protein: MNPFKPFVAAGLLAAAFAAPVLAQNAIRIGEVNSYKAQPAFLDPYKKGMDLAVEEINAGGGVNGRKLELITRDDNANPGDAVRVAEELVSREKVDILAGSFLSNIGLALTDFAKQKKIFFLAGEPLTDKITWQGGNRYTFRLRPGTYMQAAMLVPEAAKLKKKRWAIVYPNYEYGQSAVAAFKLLLKAAQPDVEFVVEQAPPLGRLDAGSVAQALADAKPDAIFNVLFGADLTKFVREGNTRGLFENREVVSVLTGEPEYLDPLKDETPNNWIVTGYPWHGIQTPEHKAFFLAYHGKYKDYPRLGSVVGYTMIKSIAEGVKKAKGTETEKLITAFRGLELMSPFGKITYRAEDHQSTMGAFVGRTKLDKGKGTMVDYVYLDGAKFQPPAAEVKKQRAAD, encoded by the coding sequence ATGAACCCCTTCAAGCCCTTCGTCGCCGCCGGCCTGCTCGCGGCCGCCTTCGCCGCCCCGGTGCTGGCGCAGAACGCGATCCGCATCGGCGAGGTCAACAGCTACAAGGCGCAGCCGGCCTTCCTCGACCCGTACAAGAAGGGCATGGACCTGGCGGTCGAGGAGATCAACGCCGGCGGCGGCGTCAACGGGCGCAAGCTGGAGCTCATCACCCGCGACGACAACGCCAACCCGGGCGACGCGGTGCGGGTGGCCGAGGAGCTGGTGTCGCGTGAGAAGGTGGACATCCTCGCCGGCAGCTTCCTGTCCAACATCGGCCTGGCGCTGACCGACTTCGCCAAGCAGAAGAAGATCTTCTTCCTTGCCGGCGAGCCGCTGACCGACAAGATCACCTGGCAGGGCGGCAACCGCTACACCTTCCGCCTGCGCCCCGGCACCTACATGCAGGCCGCGATGCTGGTGCCGGAGGCGGCCAAGCTGAAGAAGAAGCGCTGGGCCATCGTCTACCCCAACTACGAATACGGTCAGTCGGCGGTCGCGGCGTTCAAGCTGCTGCTGAAGGCGGCGCAGCCCGATGTCGAGTTCGTGGTCGAGCAGGCGCCGCCGCTGGGCCGGCTGGACGCCGGCAGCGTGGCGCAGGCGTTGGCCGACGCCAAGCCCGACGCCATCTTCAACGTGCTGTTCGGCGCCGACCTGACGAAGTTCGTGCGCGAGGGCAACACCCGCGGGCTGTTCGAGAACCGCGAGGTCGTCAGCGTCCTCACCGGCGAGCCGGAGTACCTCGACCCGCTGAAGGACGAGACGCCGAACAACTGGATCGTCACCGGCTACCCCTGGCACGGCATCCAGACGCCGGAGCACAAGGCCTTCTTCCTCGCCTACCACGGCAAGTACAAGGACTATCCGCGGCTGGGTTCGGTGGTGGGCTACACCATGATCAAGTCGATTGCCGAAGGCGTGAAGAAGGCCAAGGGCACCGAAACCGAGAAGCTCATCACCGCCTTCCGCGGCCTCGAGCTGATGTCCCCCTTCGGCAAGATCACCTACCGCGCCGAGGACCACCAGTCCACGATGGGCGCCTTCGTCGGCCGCACCAAGCTGGACAAGGGCAAGGGCACGATGGTCGACTACGTCTACCTCGACGGCGCCAAGTTCCAGCCCCCGGCGGCGGAAGTGAAGAAGCAGCGCGCGGCCGATTGA